Proteins encoded within one genomic window of Bos indicus isolate NIAB-ARS_2022 breed Sahiwal x Tharparkar chromosome 23, NIAB-ARS_B.indTharparkar_mat_pri_1.0, whole genome shotgun sequence:
- the LOC139179011 gene encoding histone H4, giving the protein MSGRGKGGKGLGKGGAKRHRKVLRDNIQGITKPAIRRLARRGGVKRISGLIYEETRGVLKVFLENVIRDAVTYTEHAKRKTVTAMDVVYALKRQGRTLYGFGG; this is encoded by the coding sequence ATGTCTGGACGCGGCAAGGGCGGGAAGGGCCTTGGAAAAGGTGGCGCAAAGCGTCACCGTAAGGTTCTTCGCGATAACATCCAGGGTATTACTAAGCCCGCCATCCGTCGTCTGGCCCGGCGTGGAGGAGTTAAGCGTATTTCTGGCCTCATCTATGAGGAGACCCGCGGGGTGTTGAAGGTGTTCCTGGAAAATGTGATCCGTGATGCGGTCACCTACACCGAGCATGCCAAGCGCAAAACTGTCACCGCCATGGATGTGGTCTACGCGCTGAAACGCCAGGGCCGCACCCTCTACGGCTTTGGCGGTTAA
- the LOC109577387 gene encoding histone H2B type 1-C/E/F/G/I, with amino-acid sequence MPEPAKSAPAPKKGSKKAVTKAQKKDGKKRKRSRKESYSVYVYKVLKQVHPDTGISSKAMGIMNSFVNDIFERIAGEASRLAHYNKRSTITSREIQTAVRLLLPGELAKHAVSEGTKAVTKYTSSK; translated from the coding sequence ATGCCTGAGCCAGCCAAGTCCGCTCCTGCCCCTAAGAAGGGCTCCAAGAAGGCGGTGACCAAGGCGCAGAAGAAGGACGGGAAAAAGCGCAAGCGTAGCCGCAAGGAGAGCTACTCCGTGTACGTATACAAGGTGCTGAAGCAGGTCCACCCGGACACCGGCATCTCGTCCAAAGCCATGggcatcatgaactccttcgtcAACGACATCTTCGAGCGCATCGCGGGCGAGGCGTCGCGCCTGGCGCATTACAACAAGCGCTCGACCatcacatccagggagatccagaccgCCGTGCGCCTGCTGCTACccggggagctggccaagcacgcgGTGTCTGAGGGTACCAAGGCCGTCACCAAGTACACCAGTTCCAAGTAA
- the LOC109577385 gene encoding histone H2A type 1, translated as MSGRGKQGGKARAKAKTRSSRAGLQFPVGRVHRLLRKGNYAERVGAGAPVYLAAVLEYLTAEILELAGNAARDNKKTRIIPRHLQLAIRNDEELNKLLGKVTIAQGGVLPNIQAVLLPKKTESHHKAKGK; from the coding sequence ATGTCTGGTCGTGGAAAACAGGGCGGCAAAGCACGCGCTAAGGCGAAGACTCGCTCCTCGCGAGCCGGACTCCAGTTCCCTGTGGGCCGAGTGCATCGGTTGCTCCGCAAAGGCAACTATGCCGAGCGGGTCGGGGCTGGCGCTCCGGTGTATCTGGCAGCGGTGCTGGAGTACCTGACAGCCGAGATCCTGGAGCTGGCGGGCAACGCGGCCCGGGATAACAAGAAGACCCGCATCATCCCGCGTCACCTGCAGCTGGCAATCCGCAACGACGAGGAGCTCAACAAGCTGCTGGGCAAAGTCACCATCGCTCAGGGTGGCGTCCTTCCCAACATCCAGGCGGTGCTGCTGCCCAAGAAGACTGAGAGCCACCACAAGGCCAAGGGCAAGTGA
- the LOC109577383 gene encoding histone H3.1 — translation MARTKQTARKSTGGKAPRKQLATKAARKSAPATGGVKKPHRYRPGTVALREIRRYQKSTELLIRKLPFQRLVREIAQDFKTDLRFQSSAVMALQEACEAYLVGLFEDTNLCAIHAKRVTIMPKDIQLARRIRGERA, via the coding sequence ATGGCTCGTACTAAGCAGACAGCCCGCAAGTCCACCGGTGGTAAAGCACCGCGCAAGCAGCTGGCTACCAAGGCGGCCCGCAAGAGCGCGCCAGCCACCGGCGGCGTGAAGAAGCCGCACCGCTACCGCCCCGGCACGGTGGCCCTGAGAGAGATCCGCCGTTACCAGAAGTCCACGGAGCTGCTAATCCGCAAGCTGCCGTTCCAGCGGCTGGTGCGCGAGATCGCGCAGGACTTCAAGACCGACCTGCGCTTCCAGAGCTCGGCGGTGATGGCGCTGCAGGAGGCGTGCGAGGCCTACCTGGTGGGGCTCTTCGAGGACACCAACCTTTGTGCCATCCACGCCAAGCGCGTCACCATCATGCCCAAGGACATCCAGCTTGCCCGCCGCATTCGCGGGGAGAGGGCGTAA